GCCTGGGCGAGTGGAATCAGCGCTGGGCGCGCCGCGCCGGCGCGCTCGCGCTCGCCGTCACGCGCGAGCAGTTCAGTCGCAACGAGAAGTCGAACCACCACGCCTGGTACGACCTCGGCCAGGCCTGTGCGCTGATGGCCGTGCAGGCGGCCGCCCTCGGCCTGCAGACCCACCAGATGGGCGGGATCGACCCCGAGCGCGCGCGGCAGGTCTACGGCGTGCCGGCGGGCTACCAGGTGGTGACGGGCATCGCGATCGGCCGGCCGGGCGATCCGGCCGCCCTCGACGACGAGGGCATGCGCGAGTCCGAGCTGGCGCCGCGCCGGCGCCGCCCGCTGGCCGAGAGCGTCTTCGCCGGCCGCTGGGGCGAGCCGCATCCGGCCTTTGGCCCGCCGGGTAACCGCCGCGAGGAGGCCCCGTAGCAGGCCATCCCCCGCGAAACCATCCCCTGGGAGGCGCCATGAAGACGCTGCTGCTCTCCTGCCTCGGCACCCTGCTCGCCCTCGCGCTCGTCGTCCTCGGCCTCGCGGGGGGCTTCGCCTGGAAGAACTCGCGCGGCCCCGAGGTGGACCGCGGCGACTGGCTGGTGATCGACCTCTACGGCGCCCTGCCCGAGTACGACCCGCCGGCCGGGCCCCTCGGCCAGCTGATGGACGGCGGCGCCCGTACCCTGACCCGCACGCTGGAGGTGCTCGAGAAGGCGCGCGCGGACGAGCGCGTCGCGGGCTTGCTCCTGAAGG
This is a stretch of genomic DNA from bacterium. It encodes these proteins:
- a CDS encoding nitroreductase, giving the protein MLEAIRRRWSPRAWTAEPLPAGAIAALFEAARWAPSSFNEQPWRWLVAGREDPNAFALLLSCLGEWNQRWARRAGALALAVTREQFSRNEKSNHHAWYDLGQACALMAVQAAALGLQTHQMGGIDPERARQVYGVPAGYQVVTGIAIGRPGDPAALDDEGMRESELAPRRRRPLAESVFAGRWGEPHPAFGPPGNRREEAP